The Haloterrigena salifodinae genomic interval TCTTCGCGACGGCGACGTCGTACTCCTCGCAGACGGTCGGCATCTCCGGATCCGCGAAGCCGGCGATGTCGTTGACCATGTCGAACCCCTTCGAGAGGGCTGTGTCGGCCACCTCGGCGTAGCGGGTCTCGATGGAGAAGACGGCGTCTCCGGAGACGCTCTCGATCGTCTCGAGGGCGACGTGGAGACGCTCGAGTTCCTCGTCGGCGGAGAGCACGTCGAACCGTTTGTTCGCCGACTCGAGGCCGATGTCGACGATATCGGCGCCGTCGCCGATGAGTTCCTCGTCGACGTACTGGGCTGCCTCGCCGGGGTCGTCGTAGACGCTGGGATCGTAGGGAGACTCCTCGCTGACGTTCAACACGCCCATAATGCGGGGCGGATGGTCGTCACCGATCCCCAGCCCCGCAGCGTCGACGTTGTGCATACCCGATCTGAGGAGAGGAAACGGAAATGACCCCCGGTTCCGGCGTATTCGGCGACCGGGCGATACGGAAATCGTTCTCGGCGTGCAACTACGCAGCGTCGTCGCCGTCGTCCTCGAGGACGGCAAGCCGCGAGTCCCGCAAGAGCACCTTCTTGACGATCGAGGGGTTCTCGAGCAGTCGGTGTTTGGCGTGGGCGCCGCGGCCGCGCCCGCGACCCTCGCGTTCGGACTGGATCACGTTGAGGAAGTTCTGTTCCTGGAGGATCTCCTGGACGCGCCGTTCGGAGAGCACGTCGAAGTCGAGTTGTCGGGCGACCTCCTTGTACTGGTTGTAGATAATCTTCGTCGGAAACTCCTTCTCCGTGCTGTTCTCGGTCAGCAGCGTCAGCGAGTAGAGAATGGCCTTGGCCTGCTGGGGCGAGCCCTCGATGAGTTCGTTGAAGCGGTCGGCCTCGGTCTTCTCCTTGGCGTCGCGGACGTGATCGGCGGTTACCCGAGTCGCGTTCTGTTTCTTCGCGATGCGACCGGCGTTGCGGAGGATGTCAATCGCCTTGCGCGCGTCGCCGTGTTCCTGTGCCGCCAGCGCCGCCGTGAGGGGAATGACGTCGTCCGAGAGCACGCCGTCGTGGAAGGCGTCGCGCCGCTTCTCCAAGATTTCGACCAGCTGGTTGGCGTCATACGGCGAGAAGACGAGTTCGTCGCGAGAGAGACTGGATTTGACGCGTTCCGAGAGGTGATCGGGAAAGTCGATCTTGTTAGAGATGCCGATGATGCCGATACTCGAGTCCGATATCCGCCGGTTTTCTCCCGCACGGGAGAGTTTCCGGAGGACTTCGTCGTCCTCGAGCATATCAATCTCGTCTAAGATGACGATGGTGACGTCGGTGCAGTGATCGATCGCCTGCCAGAGTCGCTTGTAGTAGTCGCCGGTGCCGAGGCCGCGATCGGGGATGGAGACGCCGCTCCGATCGGGTTCGTTGACGATCTGGGCGATCGTCTTCACGATCGACGCCTCAGTGTTTTGCTCGCCGCAGTCGATGAAGGCGTACTTGACGGTGATGTCGTCGCG includes:
- a CDS encoding Cdc6/Cdc18 family protein; translation: MSANDDRDPLFRYDDPVFADERLLEITHLPGPDRIVGRDEQMQRVADALNPAIFGSEPNHLFIFGKTGTGKSLISRSITQRVISEAQRDDITVKYAFIDCGEQNTEASIVKTIAQIVNEPDRSGVSIPDRGLGTGDYYKRLWQAIDHCTDVTIVILDEIDMLEDDEVLRKLSRAGENRRISDSSIGIIGISNKIDFPDHLSERVKSSLSRDELVFSPYDANQLVEILEKRRDAFHDGVLSDDVIPLTAALAAQEHGDARKAIDILRNAGRIAKKQNATRVTADHVRDAKEKTEADRFNELIEGSPQQAKAILYSLTLLTENSTEKEFPTKIIYNQYKEVARQLDFDVLSERRVQEILQEQNFLNVIQSEREGRGRGRGAHAKHRLLENPSIVKKVLLRDSRLAVLEDDGDDAA